A single region of the Sciurus carolinensis chromosome 16, mSciCar1.2, whole genome shotgun sequence genome encodes:
- the Bckdha gene encoding 2-oxoisovalerate dehydrogenase subunit alpha, mitochondrial yields the protein MAVAISAARVWGPRRGLGQAALLLLRQPGARGLARFHPLRQQQQQQQFSSLDDKPQFPGASAEFVDKLEFIQPNVISGIPIYRVMDRQGQIINPSEDPNLPQEKVLKFYRSMTLLNTMDRILYESQRQGRISFYMTNYGEEGTHVGSAAALDSTDLVFGQYREAGVLMYRDYPLELFMAQCYGNVNDPGKGRQMPVHYGCNERHFVTISSPLATQIPQAVGAAYAAKRANANRVVICYFGEGAASEGDAHAGFNFAATLECPIIFFCRNNGYAISTPTSEQYRGDGIAARGPGYGIMSIRVDGNDVFAVYNATKEARRRAVAENQPFLIEAMTYRIGHHSTSDDSSAYRSVDEVNYWDKQDHPISRLRLYLLSRGWWDEEQEKAWRKQSRKKVMEAFEQAERKPKPSPYLLFSDVYQEMPTQLRKQQESLARHLQTYGEHYPLDHFDK from the exons CACCCTCTcaggcaacagcagcagcagcagcagttctCTTCCCTGGACGACAAGCCCCAGTTCCCAGGGGCCTCAGCAGAGTTTGTAGACAAGCTCGAGTTCATCCAGCCAAATGTCATCTCCGGGATCCCCATCTACCGGGTCATGGACCGCCAGGGCCAGATCATCAACCCCAGTGAGGACCCCAAT CTGCCCCAGGAAAAGGTGCTGAAGTTCTACAGGAGCATGACACTGCTCAATACCATGGATCGAATCCTCTATGAGTCCCAGCGACAG GGCCGGATTTCCTTCTACATGACCAACTATGGCGAGGAGGGGACCCATGTGGGCAGTGCAGCCGCCCTGGACAGCACGGACCTGGTGTTTGGCCAGTACAGGGAGGCAG GTGTATTGATGTATCGTGACTACCCCCTGGAGCTGTTCATGGCTCAGTGCTATGGCAACGTGAATGACCCGGGCAAGGGGCGCCAGATGCCTGTCCACTATGGCTGCAACGAGCGCCACTTTGTCACCATCTCCTCTCCACTGGCCACGCAGATTCCTCAGG CGGTGGGGGCAGCCTATGCGGCCAAGCGAGCCAATGCCAACAGGGTTGTCATTTGTTACTTCGGTGAGGGGGCAGCCAGTGAAGGCGACGCCCATGCTGGCTTCAACTTTGCTGCCACCCTCGAGTGCCCCATCATCTTCTTCTGCCGGAACAACGGCTATGCCATTTCCACGCCCACCTCCGAGCAGTACCGAGGGGATGGCATTG CGGCACGAGGCCCTGGGTATGGCATCATGTCAATCCGAGTGGACGGCAATGACGTGTTTGCTGTGTACAATGCCACCAAGGAGGCCCGGCGGCGGGCTGTGGCAGAGAATCAGCCCTTCCTCATTGAAGCCATGACCTACAG GATTGGGCACCACAGCACCAGTGACGACAGTTCGGCATACCGCTCGGTGGACGAGGTCAATTACTGGGATAAGCAGGACCACCCCATCTCGAGGCTGAGGCTCTACCTGCTGAGCCGTGGCTGGTGGGACGAGGAGCAGGAGAAGGCCTGGCGGAAGCAGTCGCGCAAGAAG GTGATGGAGGCCTTTGAGCAGGCTGAGCGCAAGCCGAAGCCCAGCCCCTACCTGCTCTTCTCGGACGTGTATCAGGAGATGCCCACCCAGCTCCGCAAGCAGCAGGAGTCCTTGGCCCGGCACCTCCAGACCTATGGGGAGCACTACCCCCTGGACCACTTTGACAAGTGA